A genome region from Bufo gargarizans isolate SCDJY-AF-19 chromosome 2, ASM1485885v1, whole genome shotgun sequence includes the following:
- the PRDX2 gene encoding peroxiredoxin-2 isoform X2, whose amino-acid sequence MAAGNAHIGKPAPDFQATAVVNGEFKEVKLADYRGKYVVLFFYPLDFTFVCPTEIIAFSEHADEFRKIGCEVIGASVDSHFSHLAWTNVPRKEGGLGPMNIPLLSDLKHTISRDYGVLKEEDGVAYRGLFIIDSKGILRQITINDLPVGRSVDEVLRLVQAFQFTDQHGEVCPAGWKPGSRTIKPNVKDSKDYFSKEH is encoded by the exons ATGGCCGCTGGCAATGCTCACATTGGGAAGCCTGCACCAGATTTCCAGGCCACCGCTGTGGTAAATGGAGAGTTTAAGGAAGTTAAGCTGGCTGACTACAGGG GTAAATATGTCGTGCTGTTCTTCTACCCTCTGGACTTCACCTTCGTCTGCCCCACGGAGATCATTGCCTTTAGTGAGCACGCGGACGAGTTCCGAAAGATCGGCTGTGAAGTCATTGGAGCTTCTGTGGACTCGCACTTCTCACATCTCGCATG GACAAATGTTCCTCGCAAGGAGGGCGGCCTGGGACCCATGAACATTCCCCTGTTGTCAGACCTGAAGCACACAATCTCCAGGGACTATGGCGTTCTCAAGGAGGAGGACGGGGTTGCATACAG GGGTCTGTTCATCATAGACAGCAAGGGCATCCTCCGTCAGATAACAATCAATGATCTGCCAGTTGGCCGCTCTGTAGATGAGGTGCTGCGACTGGTGCAAGCATTCCAGTTCACTGACCAACATGGTGAGG TATGCCCTGCAGGATGGAAGCCTGGCAGCCGCACCATCAAACCCAATGTGAAGGACAGCAAGGATTACTTCTCCAAGGAGCACTGA
- the PRDX2 gene encoding peroxiredoxin-2 isoform X1, translated as MAAGNAHIGKPAPDFQATAVVNGEFKEVKLADYRGKYVVLFFYPLDFTFVCPTEIIAFSEHADEFRKIGCEVIGASVDSHFSHLAWTNVPRKEGGLGPMNIPLLSDLKHTISRDYGVLKEEDGVAYRGLFIIDSKGILRQITINDLPVGRSVDEVLRLVQAFQFTDQHVCPAGWKPGSRTIKPNVKDSKDYFSKEH; from the exons ATGGCCGCTGGCAATGCTCACATTGGGAAGCCTGCACCAGATTTCCAGGCCACCGCTGTGGTAAATGGAGAGTTTAAGGAAGTTAAGCTGGCTGACTACAGGG GTAAATATGTCGTGCTGTTCTTCTACCCTCTGGACTTCACCTTCGTCTGCCCCACGGAGATCATTGCCTTTAGTGAGCACGCGGACGAGTTCCGAAAGATCGGCTGTGAAGTCATTGGAGCTTCTGTGGACTCGCACTTCTCACATCTCGCATG GACAAATGTTCCTCGCAAGGAGGGCGGCCTGGGACCCATGAACATTCCCCTGTTGTCAGACCTGAAGCACACAATCTCCAGGGACTATGGCGTTCTCAAGGAGGAGGACGGGGTTGCATACAG GGGTCTGTTCATCATAGACAGCAAGGGCATCCTCCGTCAGATAACAATCAATGATCTGCCAGTTGGCCGCTCTGTAGATGAGGTGCTGCGACTGGTGCAAGCATTCCAGTTCACTGACCAACATG TATGCCCTGCAGGATGGAAGCCTGGCAGCCGCACCATCAAACCCAATGTGAAGGACAGCAAGGATTACTTCTCCAAGGAGCACTGA